From Verrucomicrobia bacterium S94, the proteins below share one genomic window:
- a CDS encoding AraC family transcriptional regulator, with translation MDFFDKRFIENLGDPSSVITLFNQLPDIHFFMKDRQSRYTGFNHNFAQRLGYENPTDLLGKTTEETCPPELASAYIKDDLEVMQSNRPSYDILELNQSYDGTMNWFITTKIPVHDQNGHVIGLAGIARDIKRSKAALEHFQQFEQVFIYIENHFSERIEIPKLAALMHASVSKFERDFKKFFRTTPSKYIIQFRIKSACRMLTETTRSIAQIADECGFYDQSSMTRSFRSHLNISPSAYRKKNRRGPGMSK, from the coding sequence ATGGATTTTTTTGATAAAAGATTTATAGAAAATCTGGGCGATCCCTCCTCCGTCATAACGCTGTTCAATCAGCTTCCGGACATCCACTTTTTCATGAAAGACCGGCAAAGCCGCTATACCGGATTCAATCACAACTTTGCACAGCGGCTGGGGTATGAAAACCCGACCGACCTACTGGGAAAAACCACCGAGGAAACCTGTCCACCGGAACTGGCCAGTGCATATATTAAAGATGACCTTGAGGTGATGCAGTCCAACCGACCGAGCTATGACATTCTCGAGCTCAACCAGTCCTACGACGGAACCATGAACTGGTTTATCACCACTAAAATTCCGGTTCACGACCAGAATGGACACGTCATCGGACTGGCCGGGATTGCCCGCGATATTAAACGCTCCAAAGCCGCTCTCGAACATTTCCAGCAGTTTGAACAGGTTTTTATCTATATCGAAAATCATTTTTCCGAACGGATCGAGATTCCGAAACTGGCGGCTCTGATGCATGCCTCCGTCAGTAAGTTTGAACGGGATTTTAAAAAGTTTTTCCGTACGACCCCCTCGAAATATATTATTCAGTTCCGTATCAAATCCGCCTGCCGGATGCTGACCGAAACCACCCGCTCTATTGCCCAAATTGCCGACGAATGCGGTTTCTACGACCAGAGCTCCATGACCCGCAGTTTCCGCTCTCACCTCAACATTTCGCCATCGGCCTACCGCAAAAAAAATCGTCGCGGGCCGGGAATGTCCAAATGA